The Amycolatopsis nigrescens CSC17Ta-90 genomic interval GGCCAGGTGGCCGGCCGGGTCGGCGGCGCGTTGTGGCTGCCGTTCCTGATCGCGTTCGTGGTGGCCTTCATGACCGCGTTCAGTTATCTCGAACTGGTCGGGAAGTACCCGAGGGCGGCAGGGGCCGCGCTGTACACGAACAAGGCGTTCCACATTCCGGCCCTCACGTTCATGGTTGCGTTCGCGGTGATGTGCTCGGGCATCACGTCGGCGTCCTCGGCGGCGGTCGCCTTCGGCAACACCTACCTGAAGGTGTTCGCCGAGCTGCCGATGCCGTGGGTCGCGATCCTGTTCGTCATCGGCATCGCGCTGGTCAACTTCCGCGGGGTCAGCGAATCGGTCAAGGCCAACGTGGTGCTCACCTGCATCGAGCTGTCCGGCCTCGCCATCATCATCGCCGTCGGGGTGTGGGCGGTGGCCAACGGCGACGGCGAGCCGAGCAGGCTGGTGGAGATCAACACCGCGGACACGACCTGGCTGGTGGCGATCACTTCGGCGACCTCGCTGGCGTTCTTCGCGATGGTCGGCTTCGAGGACTCGGTGAATATGGCCGAGGAGTGCCAGGACCCGGTGCGGATCTTCCCCAAGGCGGTGCTCTGGGGCATGGTCATCACGGCCACGATCTACCTGCTGGTCTCGGTGACCTCCTCACTGCTGGTGCCGGCCGACGACCTCGCGGCGGCGAAGAGCGACGCCCTGCTGAAGGTGCTGGACGTGGGAGCCCCTGGCCTGCCGCGGGAGATATTCTCCGCAATCGGGTTGTTCGCGGTGATCAACTCCGCGCTGATCAACATGATGATGGCCAGCAGGCTGCTGTACGGGATGGCCAACGAGAAGATCATCCCCAAGGCGTTCGGCACCGTGCACCCGGCGCGTCGCACGCCGTGGGTGGCCATCGTGTTCACCAGTGCGATCGCCATCGTCCTGGTGTCCACTGTGGACATCGGCGTGCTCGGTGGCACGACGGCGTTGCTGCTGCTGGTCGTGTTCTCCATCGTCAACGTCGCCGTGCTGGTGCTGCGCAAGGACAAGGTGGCGCACCAGCACTTCCGGGCGCCAACGGTCATCCCGGTGCTGGCCGCGATCTTCTGCGTGTACCTGGTCAGCCCGTTGTCCGGCCGTCCGGCCAGGGACTACATCGTGGCCGCGATCCTGCTCGGGGTCGGGGTGTTGCTCTGGGGTGTCAACTGGCTGCTGATGCGCGCCGCCAAGCAGAAGGAGCAGGGACCCCAGGAGCCTGTCGCCTCGTGAGTGAATTGTGTTGTTCCGGCAACACTTTTCACTCACGACCGTTGTAGGGCGCGGAGCTCGACGGGGTTGTGGGCGGAGAACACGCGTACGTCGTTGCCGTGGTTCCTGGCGAGCTCCTGTAGTTTCGCCAGGTTCTCGCGGCGGGCGCGCGAGTTCTGCTGCATGGCCACCTGGAAGGCGGATAGCACCGGTGTGCAGTGCGGTCCGGCCGGATCCAGCTGACCGTGGAAGAAGTACGCGTCACCGGCGTGCAGCAGCCAGCCGTCGCCG includes:
- a CDS encoding APC family permease — translated: MVDASAPQPATTPAGQPELKRAIGPKLLLLFVVGDILGTTIYALTGQVAGRVGGALWLPFLIAFVVAFMTAFSYLELVGKYPRAAGAALYTNKAFHIPALTFMVAFAVMCSGITSASSAAVAFGNTYLKVFAELPMPWVAILFVIGIALVNFRGVSESVKANVVLTCIELSGLAIIIAVGVWAVANGDGEPSRLVEINTADTTWLVAITSATSLAFFAMVGFEDSVNMAEECQDPVRIFPKAVLWGMVITATIYLLVSVTSSLLVPADDLAAAKSDALLKVLDVGAPGLPREIFSAIGLFAVINSALINMMMASRLLYGMANEKIIPKAFGTVHPARRTPWVAIVFTSAIAIVLVSTVDIGVLGGTTALLLLVVFSIVNVAVLVLRKDKVAHQHFRAPTVIPVLAAIFCVYLVSPLSGRPARDYIVAAILLGVGVLLWGVNWLLMRAAKQKEQGPQEPVAS